ACCGCCTGAGCCGCATCGAAGACGCGAACCAGGTCGGATGACTTCACTTCGCGATCTTTCAGGGCGACGATCCCATGGCTGTTGATCCCACGAATATGACCGCCAGCGATGCCTGTATAAATCGTATCAATTTTCCGGCCGCACATGATCTCGGCCTCTTCGACCGCGCGTCGGATCGAATCGACAGTACTTTCGATATTGATCACGACACCCTTTCTCAAGCCGCGAGAAGGAGTCGTGCCGATGCCAATAATATCGACTCCATCCTCACCTTTTTCTGCCACGATGGCAGAAATTTTTGTGGTCCCGATATCGAGCCCTACAATGATGTCGTCTTCTTTGCCCATAGATTTACCCCCCTTTTAAAAAAACTCGTTTTTCATACGTCAGATCGATGAGAACAGGCACCCCTCGTTTGGCAGGAACTTCAGGAACAATGTGTGCCAATTTTTCGAGGCGCTCTTCCCAACGATCCTTCCCCAAAATAACTTTCAAAACAGGTTTCACCGTGAAAAGCGAAACTCCCTTCCCCTTGCTCCATTGAACTTCAGACAAACCGATCAGACGAAGCGAATCCTGGTTGTAAAAAGAGCGGATCAGCGCGATCAAAGGGAGAAGCTCTTCGGATTTCGGTTTCTTGAGACCGGTAATCAGAGGGAAGTTCCTCGGATCCTTCCCTTCCAACGCCTTGAAGATCACCCCCTGCCGATTCACAAGATAAAATCGATCATCCTTCAACAGGGCGACCGGTTCCTGCTCTTGAACCGAGATCAGCAGACGACCGGGGTAGGCCTTCGCCAAGGCGACCCCCTCAATCCATGGGGAATTGAGGAGACGCTTGCTGACCTCCCGAAGCCGTAATGAGAGGAGATTCTCCCCTTTTTTCAAATTGGCCAGCGCAACGAGATCGTTGTGGGAAATCCGGGTCGGTGGCGTCACCACCACAATCTCCTTGAGCTGAAAGGGGCCAAGCGGCGGAAGAAAGATCAAGGCGGCAACAAAACCGCACAGCGCCAACAACCACCACGTTTTTAAAAGAATTTTTCTCATATCTTCAGCGAGGCTCCCTTCACGAGACTCTCACACAAATCTTCAAAACTGATCCCGACCGATGCCGCTGCCTTCGGGACAAGACTCGTCTCCGTCATGCCGGGGATTGAATTGATCTCAATAAAATACGATTTTTCTGCGAGGATGAAATCGGCACGGGCAATCCCCTGCAGTCTCAAGAGATCGTAGACCTTCACCGTCATCTCGATCATCTCTTTCTCATCCTCTTTGGAAATCCGGGCGGGGACGATATACTCAGTCATCCCCTTCGTATATTTGGATTGAAAATCATAAAAACCGCTCTTGGGAACGATCTCGAGAGCTGGGAGCGGCCTTCCGTCAACAATCCCCACCGTAATTTCTTTCCCGAAAATAAACTCTTCAATCAGGATCGTCTCATCGTATTTTCCCGCCTCTACGAGGGCCGGCATCAGATTCCGTATCTCTTTAATAATCGTTATCCCGATCGTCGACCCCTCCCGATTCGGCTTCACAATCACCGGAAGCGGAAAAGAGAGGGAGCCAAATGATTTCAGGTCCTTCAAAAAGACCGTCTGCCATTTCGGAGTTCGAATTCCGGCCTGGAAAACAATCCGTTTTGTAAGTTCCTTATCGAGGGAAACCGCCGAGGCCAAAGGACCGGATCCTGAATAAGGAATCCCGAGGATCTCGAGCATCCCCTGCATGGTCCCATCCTCTCCCCAGCGGCCGTGAAGCATGATCACTGCCACATCAATCCGCTCCGAAGAGAGTTTATTCGCGAGATCCCTCTGCGCATCGATCTCGACCACCTCGTATCCACGATTCTTCAACGCAGCCGCAACAGCGCGGCCACTCTTCAGTGAGATCTCACGCTCCTTCGAGAGCCCTCCCATCAGAACACCAACCTTCATCGTTTATTCCTCCCCCACAACTTGGGCTTCCAATTCCAGCATGACACCAAACCTCTCCTTCACCTTGTCTTTAATCAAACCGACTAATGCCAAAACATCCCGCGCCGTCGCCTTTCCCTCATTCACAATAAAATTGGCATGTTTCGGCGAGATCCTCGCCCCCCCCACGCGAACATCTTTCAGTCCTGACTCCTCAATCAAACGGGCGGCATACCCCTTCTTCGGATTTTTGAAGACAGAACCGAGATTCGGGACATTGAGCGGTTGGGTCTGGATCCTCTTTTGCCGAATTTTTTCGACCTTCTCTCGAACCGCCTCGGGTGTCGAAAGTTCCAGCTGGAGGCGGGTGGAAAGGAGGATCGCCCCTCGAGGGAAGTGACTCTCACGATAGTCAAAACGGATCTTGTCCCTCTCCCATGTCACGATTTTTCCCTCGCGATCGACGAAGGTCACGCTCAAGACGATGCGCCCAATATCCCCCTCAGGCGTGCCGGCATTCATGACGAGCGCTCCCCCCACATTCCCTGGAATACCAACGAGCGGTTCGACGCCTGAAAGCCCTTTTTCGACCGCAAACTCGATGAGTCGGGGAAGACCGACACCGGCCTCAATATAAAGGATGGCTGGATCCTCCAAACGAAGTGATGAAAAACCCTGAGTCAGAGACAGCACAACCCCGCGAATCCCCCCATCGCGGACGATCAGATTACTCCCTGCCCCCAGGGGAAAATAAGAGAGCTTTTTCTGACGAAGATAGGCGAGGAGCCCCGAAACCTCCTCAAGAGTCTCCGGGTAGGCGAAGGCATCCGCCTTCCCGCCGATCCGAATCGAGGTATGATGCGACATCGGTTCGTCAAAATGGATCTGACGACAGATTTTTTTAAGTTCGTCTCTCATCGTTTCAGTGATAAGACTCATGCATCCTTCTCGAAATTTCCCGTCCCACCTTCCAAATATCACCAGCCCCCAAAGTCATGACCACATCTCCCTTTCGAATTTTTGGAAAAATTTCATTCACAAGACTCGAAAAACCAGAAACAAAACGGGCCTTCCGACCGCGGATTTTCTGCGCCAAGACCCGACCGCTGACCCCTCGGATCGGCTCCTCACCTGCCGCATAGATCTCCGCAATATAGAGATGGTCCGCCTCCTTAAAAGCGGTGGCAAAATCGTTCATCAGCAACTTGGTCCGGCTATAACGATGTGGCTGAAAAAGGACCCAAAGTTTCCTCCGATGCCAGACATCACGCGCCGTTTTTAAAGTTGCCCTGATCTCCTCGGGATGATGGCCATAATCGTCCACGATTGTGATCGGTTTTTCCCGAATAATCTCGAAACGCCGCCCAATCCCCTTGAAATTTGCCAAGGCCTTTTGAACAAACCGAAAGGGGATCCCCAATTCATGCGCCACGGCGACAGCGGCCAGGCTATTCAAGACATTGTGCCGGCCGGGCATCGCATTCAGTCGAACGGTCCCAAGAGATTTTCCCCGGAGGCAAACCTGGAACTCACTTCCGATCCCCTTCGCGTGGATTTGTGACGCTGAAAAATCAGCCGTCTCCCTCAATCCGTAAGTCACCGATCGCTTGCCAAACCGTCTCGCCAGCTCACGAACGACCGGATGATCGACACAAAAAACAGCGAGCCCATAGAACGGAATTTTTTCAGCGAACTCTTCAAATGTCTTTTTAAGCGAATCGAAATCCCGATAATGATCGAGATGTTCGGGATCAATGTTCGTAATCACCGCAATGGTCGGATTGAGATGCAGGAATGAACCATCTGACTCATCCGCCTCGGCGACCAGAAACTCCCCGGCCCCAAGTCGGGCATTGGACCTGAGATTCTTCAGCCTCCCCCCAATCACGATCGTCGGGTCCAGACCTCCAGCGGCAAGGACACTCGCAACAAGCGAGGTCGTTGTCGTCTTGCCATGACTCCCCGCGATCGCCACACCATATTTGAGGCGCATCAACTCGGCGAGCATCTCGGCGCGCGCAATAACAGGGATGCCACGACGCTCCGCCTCGAGAACCTCAGGGTTTGTTTTCCGGACTGCCGACGAGGTCACAACAACCTGCGCCTCTCCCAGATAGTCTGCCTTATGACCGATCTTTATACCGGCCCCATGGCGACGCAGTTGATCCGTCACGGCAGAGCGGTAAAGATCAGAGCCGGTAACCTTGTACCCCAAGTTCAAAAGGACCTGCGCGATCCCGCTCATGCCGATCCCTCCAATCCCCACAAAGTGAATGCGTCGAATATGTTGATACATAGAAAAGCTTTCAAAAATATCCCCACAGGACTAACGGGTCCTGTCTTAAGGTTCCGCCCACCCGTCCTCACCCGTTGCGGGCGGGCGGGCGCCCGACCTTAAGCCACCCGTTCGTCCCAAATTAATCAAAGATGTCGCAATCTTTTCTGCCGCCCCCCGTCCCGGCATATTCAAAATCGATTTTTTCATCGCGGAAAGCCGAGATGGATCAGAGGCAAGCGTAACGATCTCCTGTGCCAATCGCTTTCCCCCTTCAACCGCCAACTCCCCTTCCCGAAAAACCTTCGCGCCCCCTACCCTTTCCAGGGCACGAGCATTCTCCTCCTGATGATTTCTAGCGGCATGCGGATACGGGATAAAAATCGCCGGACGTCCGGCCACTATCAGCTCGGCAATTGTTGAGGCCCCTGCGCGCGATACAACCAAGTCGGCCTCCCGATACGCCTCACCCATATCCTGGATAAAAGGGACGACTCGAAGTTGGTTCCCCAAGAGACCAAGTTCCCTGTATTTTTTCTCGGCCGATTCGAAATGGTTTTGCCCTGTCTGATGGAGAATCTTGATTGACGGATTGGACTGCAAAAGGATCGGGACCGCCTCAAACATCAGGCGATTGATCGACTGGGCGCCACGACTCCCCCCAAAAACAAGTAGGGAAAAGCCACCTTCTTTTTTCTCGCCAATCCTTTCAATCTCACCGCGAACCGGGAGACCGGTCCACAAGGTCTCTCTTCCGGGGAAATAGCGTTCCATGCCCGGGAAGGCGGTATAAATCTGGTTCGAAAATCTCCAGAGAAGTCGATTGGTCAACCCCGGGACGGCATTCGGTTCAAGAATCGCCCGCGGAATTTTTAGAAAATAAGAAGCGAGCACGACAGGACCGGCGCTGTATCCGCCCAGCCCAAAGACCACCTGCGCCCCGAACTTCCTCAAGATATGTTGAGCGGACCAGAGCGTCTTTGGAAGCCCGATCAACGTCCTCACCCCGGCGATCATGTTTTGTCCCTTTAACCTTCCCACAGCAATCCTTTCATAAGAAAACTGGTACCGCTTCAGCGTCTCTTCCTCCGATCCAAGACCGGAAACGACAAAGAGAAGATTGTGCCCCTTGAGGGCCTGGGCCACTGCAATGCCTGGAAATAACTCACCGCCTGTCCCTGTCGTTGCAATAACCACATTCACTTGAAGCCTCTGCAAAAGTCCATTTGCTGCGTTGCCTTCGTCAGTCGCTCCTCAGCGTACGGCACAAGTACGCCTGCGTCGCGCTTCCTCAGGCGCCTTGCAACTGGAGCTTTTTCAGAGGCTTCCATTTAAACCTCTCCTCTTGAAGAGATATTCAGCAAAATTCCGACCGCGATCAGCGACAGGATCAGTGAACTCCCCCCATAGCTAATAAACGGAAGCGGCAACCCTTTTGTCGGAAGCAGACCGGTGACCACCGCCACATTCAAAAGGACCTGCAATCCGACCATCAGAGAAATCCCCAACGCGAGATACGACGTGAAGAGATCCGGCGCATTCCAGGCGATCCGAAAGGCACGATAGAGCCAGACAACAAACAAACCCAAGACTGTCATGGTTCCGAAAAGCCCGAGCTCCTCTCCAATAACCGAAAAGATAAAATCGGTGTGGGCCTCCGGGAGGTAGAAGAGTTTTTGTTTCCCCTCTCCCAAACCTTGCCCAAAAAATCGACCGGCATGAAACGCCACATAGGACTGGATGATCTGAAAACCGGCGCCACGGGGATAATCCCATGGATTTAAAAAGGCGAGGACACGCGCCCTCCGATAAGGAACCGAAAAGACGAGATAGTAGAAGGCCGGAAGGGCAAGAAGGATCTCCGAAAGGAGGTAAGAGGGACGGACCCCGCCGATAAACATCATGAAAAAAACAGAGGCCCCCATGACCGTCGCCCCACCAAGATCCTTCCCCATCAGGACAAGTCCGATGAGCAGCCCCGAAAAAACCATCGGGGAGGCGAATCCGATGAAGAGATTCACCTTCTCCCTCTTTTTTGTCAGAATATGCGCCATGAAAAAGATCAGCGCGAGCTTCGCAATCTCCGAAGGCTGGAAGGAAAACGGACCGAGGCGAAACCATCGGGAGGCCCCGCCCACCTTCGTCCCCACCGACGGGATCAAGACAAGCACCAAAAGGATCAGGGAGATCAGAAAGAGTGGATAAACCGCCTTTGAAAAAAACCGGACCGGAACCAAACGAATCAGAAAGAGGGCGCCGAATCCGATAATCGCCGCCACCAATTCCTTTTTCAGAAAAAGCGTGCTGTCCTGAAACCTCTCCTTGGCGAGAACACCTGAGGCTGAAAAAACCATGGTGAGTCCTACGACGACAAGCAGCAGCGTTGTTAGAAGCAATGTATAATCAAACGGCTTCCGCATATTTCCTCACAAATTCACGAAATTTTTCCCCTCGCTCTGCATAACTTCTGAATTGATCAAAACTGGCACAGGCAGGTGAGAGAAGGACCACTTGACCTCGCTTAACCTTTTGCGCTGCCTCCCGTACCGCCGCCTCCAAGGTCCCGACCTCCTGAATTTCCGTACACCCTTGAAGTTCTCGGGCGATCTTGGCACTCGCCTCTCCGATCAAAAGAAGTCGAACCACCTTTTTTGAAACAAAATCGCGCAGCGGACGGTAACTCCCCCCTTTGTCACGCCCGCCCGCAATCAGGATCACCTGGCGATCCTCAAATCCTGCGATCGATTTACAGACGGAATCGACATTCGTCCCTTTTGAGTCGTCGTAATACCGGACCCCACGATACTCACCAACGAGCTGCATCCGATGCGGAAGTCCTTCAAACAACTCCAGGACTTTTTGGACCTGATCCGGAGAGACCCCGACCGATCGGGCCGCCCCGACCGAGGCCATCATATTCTCCACATTGTGGAGCCCCGTCAGTTTGGTTCTTGCGAGTGGGTAATCCTCGAACTCCTTTTTCCACCGTCGAACAATCCGACCATGGGAATAAAAAAGCCCTTCAGACGGCTGGCGATGAAGTGCGAAGGGGATCCTTTTGGCATTGGCCCGACAGGCGTAAGGGGCGATGTGGGAATCTTCCGCATTGTAAACGACCGCATCGCGCCCTGTCTGATCCTTCAAAATCCGGGTCTTCGCACGAACGTAATCCTGAAAACTCTCATAGCGGTCGAGATGATCTTCCGTCACATTGAGCAGGACAGCAACCTCTGGCCGGAACTCCTTGACGGTTTCCAACTGATAACTGGAGACCTCCAGGACGAGACGCTCATACCGGTCCCCCGTTAAAATCAGGTCCAGGAGCGGAGTGCCGATGTTCCCTCCCAACGCAACTTTTTGTCCGGCGGCCACAAGCATCTGGTAAATCAAAGTTGAGGTTGTCGATTTTCCATTCGTTCCGGTCACCGCAACAAATGGGGCCTCGAGAAACTCCGCCCCAAGTCCCATCTCACCGATGATCGGGATCTTTCGACGCTTCGCCAGTTTCAAACCCGGGAGATCCAAAGGCACGCCAGGGGAAAGACAGATCAGGTCTCTTTTGTCAAAAATCTCTGGTTCGTGTCCGCCGAGATGGACTTCCAGTTCCTCCCCATCAAACTCCCTCTGCCAATCGCCAAACTCCTCTTCACGCCTCTGATCGGTCACCGCTACACGCGCACCACGATCCAGGAGAAATCGCACCGCCGCGAGACCCGAACGTCCGAGACCGACTACCAATACGTTTTTACCCTTTAATCGCACTCATCACCTCAGTTTCAAAGTACTGAGAGCCACCAAACACAAAATTAATGATATAATCCAAAACCTCACGATCACCTTCGGCTCCTGCCATCCCTTGAGTTCAAAATGATGATGGATCGGCGCCATCTGAAAGATGCGCCGGCCTGATATCTTGAAAGAAACCACCTGTGTGATGACCGAAACCGCCTCAAGAACAAAAATCCCCCCGATCAAGACCAGCAGGAGTTCATTCTTCGTCACAAGGGCGATGAATCCCATCGCAGCACCGAGCGGAAGTGATCCGACATCTCCCATGAAAATCTCGGCGGGATAAGAATTGAACCAGAGAAAACCGACCAACGCGCCACAAACAACGCCGGAGAAAACCGCTAACTCACCGCTGCCAAGGATATAAGGGATCTGCAAATAGGAGGCGATACCGACATGGCCGGCAAAATAGGCAAGCACCCCTAATGTCCCAAAGGCGAGGATCGAAGGACCGGTGGCGAGACCATCAAGTCCATCGGTCAGATTGACCGCATTCGAGGCCCCCACAATGACAAACAAGGAAAAAGGGAGATACCACCACCCAAGATCCGGCAAGAGTGATTTGAAGAAGGGGAACGAGAGACGCGTGTCTGCAGGAAAAAGTTCGAAATAAAGCAGGACGACCATGAGGGCAGCGAACAACTGCATCAGAAATTTGTGCCTCCCCTTGAGCCCCAGATTGGAGCCGTATTTAATCTTGCGCCGGTCATCCCAGAAACCGATGAAGGCGAAACCGCTATAAAGCCCCACAGTGACCCAAACGGTCACATTCCTGATATCCATCCAGAGCAGTGTCGAGAAAAAGACACAAAACCAGATCAAGAGCCCCCCCATCGTTGGGGTCCCCGCCTTGACCTGATGATGCTTCGGCCCCTCTTCACGAATTGACTGTTTGATCTGGAGTCTTTTCAAAAGCTCGATCTGCCAATGATTCAGAGAGAAATAGAGAACCATCGCCGTCAACAAACCAGCCACCGTCCTGAAGGTAATATATTTCAGGACATTGAAAACGATCCATTGGTCCGCGAGTGGATAAAGCAGTGCCTGAAGCATTATGAATTCCTCAAAATATCAACCAATCGATCCAACCTCATCCCATGGGATCCCTTCACCAAAATCAGATCCCCTTTTTTCAAAAGGGATCGAATCGATTCAAAAGATTTTGGACCCTCCCGAAAGGTCACGACACGATCCGGTCTTGCCCCTTCTCCCAGCGCCCCTCGTCGGAGATCCGGGGCATGAGGCCCGATCCCGATCAGGAGATCGACCTTGTATCGGATCGCTTTTCCGCCGATCTCCCGATGACTGGAACTGGCAAAGCGCCCCAGCTCCAGCATCTCCCCCAAAATTGCGACGCGTCTTAGCGATCGTCCCCCGATCTCCCGAAAAATTTCCAAAGACTGGGTCATCGAATCTGGATTGGCGTTGTAGGCATCATTTAAAAGGGTCCAGGAGCGTGAGGAGAGAGGCTCCATCCGACCACTCTTCGGCCTCAAATGATGGAGGGCACGTTTCATCCTCGCGGGAGGCACCGAGAAATAATCCCCGACCGCAATCGCGGCGAGGGCGTTCGAGACATTCCCCTTCCCCAAAAGTTTTAGGGAAAAGGGATACAATCTTCGCTGAACCTTCACAGTAAATCTTTGGCCTGCAAGTCCCTGAGATTCGTAACGCCGAACCTTCAGATCAGGACGCCCCTTCCAACCAAACGTCCGAACGGTGGCGTGAGATAATTTCCTCAAAAAGGGAGACGACGAATCATCCGAATTCAGAAAGGCAACTCCGGATCGTGGCAATCCCTGCAGAAGTTCCCCCTTCGCACGGGCGATTCCGCGAATTGTCCTCAATCCCTGCAAATGGGCACGCCCCACGTTCGTGATAACACCGACTTGAGGCGCGGCAATCTCCGTCAGCCTTCGGATCTCACCCGGGGCATTCATCCCCATCTCGAGCACCGCAATCTTATGACGACGATTCAATCGGAAGAGGGTCAAGGGAAGTCCGATGAGATTGTTGAAATTCCCCTCCGTCTTCAGCACGGGATATTTCTCCGCAAGAACAGAGGCGATCATCTCCTTGGTCGTGGTCTTTCCATTCGAACCGGTCACCGCAACCACCGGAATCGGAAAACATCTCCGCCAGCGCGTCGCCAAGTCTCCTAATGCCTTCAACGTATCAGGAACCTGAATAATATTTAAAATTCCCCGCACCCCCCTTTGACAAAGGGGGGCAAGGGGGGATTTGTGAACAACGGCTCCCACCGCACCTTGTTGAAAAGCGATCTTGAGATAATCGTGCCCATCAAAATTTTCTCCCTTCAGCGCAAAAAAGAGCTCTCCGCTCTTCACGGTCCGGCTGTCTGTCGAGACCCCTCGAACCACCGCCTCTGGAGAACCTGAAATCAATCTTCCTCCTGTCGCCTTCACAACCTCTTCCATCCTAAGTCTCATGGAGTAATTCCCTGATGACTTCTTGATCACTAAAGTGAATTTTTTTTGTCCCAATAATTTGATAATCCTCATGCCCTTTCCCGGCGATCAAGATGGTGTCACCCGCCTTGGCAAGCTCCAATGCCTTCTTGATCCCTTCACGTCGATCAACGATGCGAAAAATATTTTGAGGAGAGAGATGGCCTTCTTTAAGTCCCGGCACGATGTCGTCGAGGATCTTTTCCGGATCTTCAGTCCGCGGATTATCGGAAGTCACGACGACCAGATCACTAAACTGCGCCACTTCGCGCCCCATCTCCGGCCTCTTGCCGCGATCGCGATCCCCTCCGCAGCCAAAGAGCGTGATGAGACGGCCTTTGGAAATCCGTTTGAGGGTTGTTCCGACTGTCTTCAACGCCTCAGGGGTATGGGCATAATCAACGAAGATCGAGAGGTCGCGAGAGTTCGGAATCGGCTCAAGACGCCCCGGCACCGCCCTCATCGCCTCGATACCACGCGCAATCCGGTCCAGGGAAAAACCGGCCCCATAGGCGATCCCCACAGCAACAAGAATATTTTCCAGGTTGAAGGAGCCGATCAGGGGAGAAGAGATCTCAAGCGGATCTCCCTCCAGATTCAAAGTCGCCTGGATCCCCTCGGCAGTCAAAGAATGTCTGAGGACGGTAACCTCATACGGCCCGGAGAGACCAACCCGAATTTTCGGGAGCGAACAGAGCTCATCGATCTTCTGGCTCCACAGATCCTCCCGATTGATGACAGCAAACTTTTTCTTTTTCTCACTGGCCGGCAGGTATTCCGTAAAAAGCTTGAGCTTCTGGGCAAAATAATCGTCAAGGTCTTTGTGGTAGTCGAGGTGATCACGGGAGAGATTCGTAAAGGCAACGCCGTCAAAATGTATCCCCCGAACCCTCCCTTGGGCCAAGGCGTGGGAAGAGACCTCCATCGCGACATCGGTGATTCCGGCCTCCAGCATTTCCGAAAAAATCTTCTGGAGATCGACCGATTCAGGTGTCGTCGTCGGTCCCGCTGCCACATAAGAACCGTATCGATAGTTAATCGTGCCGATCACTCCGGGCCGACGACCCGATTCTCTGAAAATCGATTCCAGAAGATAGGTGAGTGTTGTCTTGCCGTTCGTTCCGGTAATCCCGAAGACCTTCAGTCTCCGTGTCGGTTCTCTATAAAATCGTGCCGAGAGATCGGCGAGGAGCCTTCGAGGATCCTCGACAATAACCTGCGGAACCTTTAATCCTGGCATCAACTTCTGCAGCACAATAGCAGCCGCCCCCTTCTGAACCGCCTCTTCAACAAACTGCCTCCCATCTTGTTTGCTTCCAGGGATCGCAACAAAGAGAAAACCGCTCTCGACCCGCCGCGAGTCCTGAGTCATT
This genomic stretch from Deltaproteobacteria bacterium harbors:
- the murG gene encoding undecaprenyldiphospho-muramoylpentapeptide beta-N-acetylglucosaminyltransferase, which produces MNVVIATTGTGGELFPGIAVAQALKGHNLLFVVSGLGSEEETLKRYQFSYERIAVGRLKGQNMIAGVRTLIGLPKTLWSAQHILRKFGAQVVFGLGGYSAGPVVLASYFLKIPRAILEPNAVPGLTNRLLWRFSNQIYTAFPGMERYFPGRETLWTGLPVRGEIERIGEKKEGGFSLLVFGGSRGAQSINRLMFEAVPILLQSNPSIKILHQTGQNHFESAEKKYRELGLLGNQLRVVPFIQDMGEAYREADLVVSRAGASTIAELIVAGRPAIFIPYPHAARNHQEENARALERVGGAKVFREGELAVEGGKRLAQEIVTLASDPSRLSAMKKSILNMPGRGAAEKIATSLINLGRTGGLRSGARPPATGEDGWAEP
- a CDS encoding UDP-N-acetylmuramoyl-tripeptide--D-alanyl-D-alanine ligase: MRLRMEEVVKATGGRLISGSPEAVVRGVSTDSRTVKSGELFFALKGENFDGHDYLKIAFQQGAVGAVVHKSPLAPLCQRGVRGILNIIQVPDTLKALGDLATRWRRCFPIPVVAVTGSNGKTTTKEMIASVLAEKYPVLKTEGNFNNLIGLPLTLFRLNRRHKIAVLEMGMNAPGEIRRLTEIAAPQVGVITNVGRAHLQGLRTIRGIARAKGELLQGLPRSGVAFLNSDDSSSPFLRKLSHATVRTFGWKGRPDLKVRRYESQGLAGQRFTVKVQRRLYPFSLKLLGKGNVSNALAAIAVGDYFSVPPARMKRALHHLRPKSGRMEPLSSRSWTLLNDAYNANPDSMTQSLEIFREIGGRSLRRVAILGEMLELGRFASSSHREIGGKAIRYKVDLLIGIGPHAPDLRRGALGEGARPDRVVTFREGPKSFESIRSLLKKGDLILVKGSHGMRLDRLVDILRNS
- a CDS encoding FtsQ-type POTRA domain-containing protein; this translates as MRKILLKTWWLLALCGFVAALIFLPPLGPFQLKEIVVVTPPTRISHNDLVALANLKKGENLLSLRLREVSKRLLNSPWIEGVALAKAYPGRLLISVQEQEPVALLKDDRFYLVNRQGVIFKALEGKDPRNFPLITGLKKPKSEELLPLIALIRSFYNQDSLRLIGLSEVQWSKGKGVSLFTVKPVLKVILGKDRWEERLEKLAHIVPEVPAKRGVPVLIDLTYEKRVFLKGG
- the murB gene encoding UDP-N-acetylmuramate dehydrogenase, whose protein sequence is MSLITETMRDELKKICRQIHFDEPMSHHTSIRIGGKADAFAYPETLEEVSGLLAYLRQKKLSYFPLGAGSNLIVRDGGIRGVVLSLTQGFSSLRLEDPAILYIEAGVGLPRLIEFAVEKGLSGVEPLVGIPGNVGGALVMNAGTPEGDIGRIVLSVTFVDREGKIVTWERDKIRFDYRESHFPRGAILLSTRLQLELSTPEAVREKVEKIRQKRIQTQPLNVPNLGSVFKNPKKGYAARLIEESGLKDVRVGGARISPKHANFIVNEGKATARDVLALVGLIKDKVKERFGVMLELEAQVVGEE
- the ftsW gene encoding putative lipid II flippase FtsW, which produces MRKPFDYTLLLTTLLLVVVGLTMVFSASGVLAKERFQDSTLFLKKELVAAIIGFGALFLIRLVPVRFFSKAVYPLFLISLILLVLVLIPSVGTKVGGASRWFRLGPFSFQPSEIAKLALIFFMAHILTKKREKVNLFIGFASPMVFSGLLIGLVLMGKDLGGATVMGASVFFMMFIGGVRPSYLLSEILLALPAFYYLVFSVPYRRARVLAFLNPWDYPRGAGFQIIQSYVAFHAGRFFGQGLGEGKQKLFYLPEAHTDFIFSVIGEELGLFGTMTVLGLFVVWLYRAFRIAWNAPDLFTSYLALGISLMVGLQVLLNVAVVTGLLPTKGLPLPFISYGGSSLILSLIAVGILLNISSRGEV
- a CDS encoding UDP-N-acetylmuramate--L-alanine ligase; translated protein: MYQHIRRIHFVGIGGIGMSGIAQVLLNLGYKVTGSDLYRSAVTDQLRRHGAGIKIGHKADYLGEAQVVVTSSAVRKTNPEVLEAERRGIPVIARAEMLAELMRLKYGVAIAGSHGKTTTTSLVASVLAAGGLDPTIVIGGRLKNLRSNARLGAGEFLVAEADESDGSFLHLNPTIAVITNIDPEHLDHYRDFDSLKKTFEEFAEKIPFYGLAVFCVDHPVVRELARRFGKRSVTYGLRETADFSASQIHAKGIGSEFQVCLRGKSLGTVRLNAMPGRHNVLNSLAAVAVAHELGIPFRFVQKALANFKGIGRRFEIIREKPITIVDDYGHHPEEIRATLKTARDVWHRRKLWVLFQPHRYSRTKLLMNDFATAFKEADHLYIAEIYAAGEEPIRGVSGRVLAQKIRGRKARFVSGFSSLVNEIFPKIRKGDVVMTLGAGDIWKVGREISRRMHESYH
- the murD gene encoding UDP-N-acetylmuramoyl-L-alanine--D-glutamate ligase is translated as MRLKGKNVLVVGLGRSGLAAVRFLLDRGARVAVTDQRREEEFGDWQREFDGEELEVHLGGHEPEIFDKRDLICLSPGVPLDLPGLKLAKRRKIPIIGEMGLGAEFLEAPFVAVTGTNGKSTTSTLIYQMLVAAGQKVALGGNIGTPLLDLILTGDRYERLVLEVSSYQLETVKEFRPEVAVLLNVTEDHLDRYESFQDYVRAKTRILKDQTGRDAVVYNAEDSHIAPYACRANAKRIPFALHRQPSEGLFYSHGRIVRRWKKEFEDYPLARTKLTGLHNVENMMASVGAARSVGVSPDQVQKVLELFEGLPHRMQLVGEYRGVRYYDDSKGTNVDSVCKSIAGFEDRQVILIAGGRDKGGSYRPLRDFVSKKVVRLLLIGEASAKIARELQGCTEIQEVGTLEAAVREAAQKVKRGQVVLLSPACASFDQFRSYAERGEKFREFVRKYAEAV
- a CDS encoding phospho-N-acetylmuramoyl-pentapeptide-transferase: MLQALLYPLADQWIVFNVLKYITFRTVAGLLTAMVLYFSLNHWQIELLKRLQIKQSIREEGPKHHQVKAGTPTMGGLLIWFCVFFSTLLWMDIRNVTVWVTVGLYSGFAFIGFWDDRRKIKYGSNLGLKGRHKFLMQLFAALMVVLLYFELFPADTRLSFPFFKSLLPDLGWWYLPFSLFVIVGASNAVNLTDGLDGLATGPSILAFGTLGVLAYFAGHVGIASYLQIPYILGSGELAVFSGVVCGALVGFLWFNSYPAEIFMGDVGSLPLGAAMGFIALVTKNELLLVLIGGIFVLEAVSVITQVVSFKISGRRIFQMAPIHHHFELKGWQEPKVIVRFWIISLILCLVALSTLKLR
- a CDS encoding D-alanine--D-alanine ligase; amino-acid sequence: MKVGVLMGGLSKEREISLKSGRAVAAALKNRGYEVVEIDAQRDLANKLSSERIDVAVIMLHGRWGEDGTMQGMLEILGIPYSGSGPLASAVSLDKELTKRIVFQAGIRTPKWQTVFLKDLKSFGSLSFPLPVIVKPNREGSTIGITIIKEIRNLMPALVEAGKYDETILIEEFIFGKEITVGIVDGRPLPALEIVPKSGFYDFQSKYTKGMTEYIVPARISKEDEKEMIEMTVKVYDLLRLQGIARADFILAEKSYFIEINSIPGMTETSLVPKAAASVGISFEDLCESLVKGASLKI